The Acanthochromis polyacanthus isolate Apoly-LR-REF ecotype Palm Island chromosome 10, KAUST_Apoly_ChrSc, whole genome shotgun sequence genome includes the window AAGGCAAGTAGCTGGAAACAGTGCAGAGCCTGAGGTTTTTGATGTGTCTTTGTCAACAGTCTTGCAGAGAATGAATGTCTGGGCCCATGTTTTATAGAGTAGGTAGGTAACTGGCCACAGGTGAGCCCACAACTGcacagttgttttttcttctgtcgaCCACCCACACAAACACCTAAGAGAGGGGGAAGAGTGGGAGGGAGAAACTGTTATCTAGACAGAGATGTAACCACTTGGCTACCAGAGGGTTTCCCAAATTCACTTTAACAATATGCTTGATCAAACTAATGCTTATGCACTCACATTTTCATAGTGGAAACATCACGGTTAGTCTCTGCTGTCTATAGTTGCTGGTTGTGTGATTAGCTGTGCAGCTAAAAGTGAAGGCAGAAGATAGACTTTACATCAAgacaaagataaagaaaaaacatgtaaaatgaaagaaaagagatTTAATGTCAAAATTCAAATGAGTGATTAAATGAATAAGTAGAAGGAGAGATGTCCCTCAAAGGCCTGGGGAAAGAACTGTGTGACAGGAAGTGCATTTATAAATCTTTAGTCTGtgacagccaatcagatgtaTTTGTCAGTGTGACGCAGAGGGTCTTGGGCAAGTTATATCCCCTCCTACACTCATTTAAACAGCAACAAGGTCCCTGACAGAAGGCAATGTCAAGATGATTGTGTTGTGGATTACACTGCTTGTTCTTCATCAAGGACGTAAGTGCTTtctaaattatatatatttttgtaagCTGGATTTCCTATATTAGTGTGATTTACTGTCTTATGTTTTCTTTCAATTCAGATACACTCATTCCAGTGATCCCAGTTCAAATTGGTGAATCTACAATGTTCACATGTGCACTGTTTAATGTTGAACTCAGCGATGTAGAAGTCCACTGGTACAAGCAGAGTGTTGGAGATACTCTGAAACTAATTGTGTCACTGTGGAATTCTGTAGCACCTAAATATGGGCCAGAGTTTCCTAACTCAAGATGGAAAGTTAATTATGATGACAATTTTAGCAACCTGACTATTTTAAGGACAATCCAAGAAGACGAGGGAATCTATCACTGTGCAATCATTGTATTGTATGGCATGAGATCTCAATGGAGTGGGACATATCTGGTAATAAAAGGTAATAATAACCTATTTTCAGAAGAAGTGCTTCACCTACCAAAGCTGTACTGTGTAAACGTTTAAGGAGAATTGTCACTGAGTGTGttttgaaaactttttgaaATTCCTGTTTTAATCTAGTTAATTTAAGATGCATTCCATCCACTTATTTTCAAATTGTGCTTTGAAGTATCATCctgttaacagttttttttaattacacagGAGACAGTCAGAAGACATCAGATTACACTGTTGTTCAGTCCACAGCATCACATTCAGTCCATCCAGGAGAATCACAGACTCTCCAGTGTTCAGTCTTCTCTGACTCTGAGAACAAAACATGTTCAGGAGATCTGAGTGTGTTCTGGTTCAGACCTGGATCAGATAAATCTCATCCAGACATCATCTACACTGATGGAAACAGACCTGATGAATGTGAGAAGAGATCTGACACTCAGAAGAGCTGTGTTTATCGCTCCTCTAAGACCTTCAGCTCCTCTGATGCTGGGACTTACTACTGTGCTGTAGCCACATGTGGACAGATACTGTTTGGAAATGGAACTACTCTGACTAATGGTATGATTTTATGTTCAGTACTGAAGATATACAAAATATATCAACATTATCAGTAATAATTCTTCTCTTTCAGAAACAACACGACCTGAGATGATTGCTCTGGTGGTAGCAATAATCTGCTTGGCCATTTCTGTGATTATAAATATTGCTTTCATCTGTTACCGAACACAAAGAGGAGCACAGGAACAATTAAATGGTAAGAGTTGTTTGTTgagtttcacattttaatacagctgtgatttttactttaaatgtttCAAACATCTGGCCTAATTTAAAAGATCTTTGTTGATTAATattattcattcatatttgtaCACTGAACTGATGACAATAATAAGAAATAGGGAAATAAAATTctcaaatgaaattaaatttgtTCAATCAGCTGAGGATCCTAATATAAAGTCAGATTAAGGAcataatattttgtttgtttttttcctcattaggAATAGAATTCACCTCATCACAAGCAAGACTTGACAATTTGAGCCAACCTGTGGTTGATACTGTAAGTCATGATACTAAATCACATTAATATGGTTATTTCAGTAATACGATTCCCTGCTGTTTGACATAATATTTTACTGTCATAACGATCCTTTGATTTTCTCCACAGGTTGAAGGTGAACATGATATCAATTATACTTCACTGCATTTCTCTGGAAGGAAAGCTACACAAGGAAAGAAGAAGACGGAGTTGAAGTGTGAAGAAAGCGTGTATTCTCAAGTCCATTGCTAAATGTGAATATGTCTACAGAAAGCTTGAGATTTGCTTAAAATACTGATCTCTTCCAATAAGAATAAATTCATGCAAATTCTCAGTTTTACTTCAacaaatctttgagtgttttttaaataaatataataccTACTTAATCCCATGAGTGTGCTGAAGCCTAACGTGTGAAATAGACTTAGATTTGTTCATAAAGCAGTCTGTTGATTGACTGTGTTCCCTGAGATGCTTACTTACAGTAGTTTCTTAGTGTTTCTGCTCATATCAACCTGCTGATCAGATCCTCACATCTGTCAGAAAAGCTCGTCTTCAGCTGAGAACAGCGACATCTCAGAGTAATTGTACTGTGACCCacaaaattcattcattcaggaaatgtttgtattttcattttataaccaCTTAGCTGAATATGACAAGCAGCAGGATGTAGTTTGGCTTTAGTAAGTGCGAAGACTGTAACAGAAGTTACACACCAGAAATTTTTTAATAAGTTGCTGTAGAACTTACAACTTTGTGAACTGCCTTTGTTTGTCTGCTGGCCATGCAAGCTCTTGAAGATTTTGTTTCCAACATCATCTTtgactgacaaaaaaatatatacagatttcatgaaaagacagaaagcaagaAGTGTACTCTAACTGTGCAGCccttcacacaaaaacaacagtaattTTAATATCACTTTCCTACGTTTGAATAGCAATAATCTGTAACACATGTTCAGTATTGGGGTGCACAGtgttgtagtggttagcactttcgccttgcagcaagaagatccccggttcaaatcccggcctgggcctgggatctttctgcatggagtttgcatgttctccctgtgcatgtgtgggttttctccgggtactccagcttcctcccacagtccaaaaatatgctgaggttaattggttactctaaattgcccgtaggtgtgaatgtgagagtgattttctgtctgtatgtagccctgcgacagactggcgacctgcccATTGTGTCCgatgccttcgcccgagtcagctgagataggctccagcaccccccgcgaccctagtgaggataaagtggtgtatagagaatggatggatggatggatgttcagtatttcataaaatatcaaaactagAAACATTTTCACATTCAGATGAACTTTCTATGTTACTAATTTTGATCAAAACAAGCACTTTTCTCACACAGTCTGCAGCTGAGAGCAAAAGTTTACATGCACTTGTTGAGACCATGTacatcatggcagtcttgagtttgcAGTCTTTCCTCTCATTTAGTTTTTCATGGCAGAGTGGTGGACATGTGTCTTTGTCACAATGAAGagtcatgcattttggttctatCATAAATTTGTTGTATGCCCAAGCCGACcttcaaacatggtggtggcattatTATGCCCTGGGGCTGTGATGCTACCAGTGGAAATGATGCTGTACAAGAAATAAGTAGAATAATGAGGATTACTgtcacattcttcaggaaaatctAAAATCCTCAGACAGAAGGCTTTGACTTGAATGGAATcagatgtttcaacaagacaatgaccccgaACACACATCACAAGTGATAACAAAATGGCTTAGATGGTCGAAATTTAAGATTTTAGACTGGCCTCTACAAAGTCCTGACTTTAGCCCTGTAGGGTAAAAGTTTGCTCAAGTGGATCCATGAAGGTTTATGAGGAATTATTACTTAATCAGAGATTCAACCATTGAaatactaaaatcaggttactGGAACCGTGCTGCATGTGAAGCACTTCTATGCTTCGGGATTTCCTCTCTCTTTGTTGATCCTACATGCACTCCACGTCAGATGATGGTATCATTGACCTCATTAGGTGCTTCAAAAAGGTGGTAAGGATCAAACAGACACATCATTTGGCAACACAGCACTTCAAGTCACTGTTTAACCTGAATGGTGGAATTGAAGATAGAAGGAGAAGGTAGGTTGAGTACGATAAGTTAATGTCTGGGGGCTGTCTGTGTGCTCTTGTCAGGGAGTTTGTAGTCCGTGAAGATGATTACTTGCAAAGTGCCAGTTAGCCTTGGTGGATGTTTATGGGGCCCATTTCTGTCTCGGATACCCTAACAAttggttttcattcatttgagGGGAGCCTTATGGTTTCTATTTGCTGGATTTGACCAGTAGCTTTGGAAAAGTGTGATTTTGGGAACACAAAGAAGCAGGGCATCTGTAACACTTAGCAATGGTTTGATTCAGAGGAAGTCATAAAGGTCAGGTAAGCTGTGTAAGTCTGAGTATGAGATAGTGTTGGCAACAGGTTCAGTGAGATAGCCGATGAGCTTAAGTTTGGCAGCATCTGACTTTCAAAGGATGCTATGTTGGATGAGGATATTTGGGGAGACATTTTCAATATTGCTGAAGCTTCTTGCATAGCAGGCACCTGATTTTGATGATGACTGACCACATGAAGTGCGTGGGTTGAATGGGTGGGTGAAACGGATTGGAGTTCCCATGTTTTTCCTGCAGGGCACCTGCTTTGACTGGTGCATCAGTGTGATCACTGAAGATCTTGTCAGATCCTTGAAGGCATGAATGGCCTTTGACTTTTTTCCAGTCAACTTGCCTGGTGTGTCGAGTGACAAGGCTATCGCATGCATGTGTAAGATATTGGTGCTTCACTGATTTGTTGCTGGATGTCTTGGAGACATTTTGTTTCCACGGTGGGAGGTGACGGGTAAAGCTGAGCTGTGCATAGCTTGAATCCTCACAGACTGGCAGTTTATGGATCCCATTTTTGGCTGTGGTTTGGAGGGTGATTAGGACTGCTGCCATTTCAACATATAATGAGATGTGGGGTTATTGGCAGGTGGCATGTTCAAATGATGATCTTTTGTCCTTCACTgtatttggaaaaatgttttatggCCCACATTGAACATAGTGATTTTTGACAATCTAAGTATTTGTGTTCTCACGCCAGGAGCTCTTTACTTGCAAGGCAACCACTCTTTTTGTCTTGATAGGTGGTACAGTCTTGTACTGGGGTAATGTTCTGAGAAGCCTGCTTGTAGGTGAAAGTCTTTGTCTGGGTTTGGGTAGGCTAGGCAGGGTGCAGCACACAGGAGCCATTTCTATCATTCATGGCACTTCTTGATCACTTCACCACTGGAAGGGAACCTCCTCATTAGAGAGTGTGGTTAATGATCGGACAAAGTCTTGAATGCACTTGGATTGGAGCTCTGTGCCATTTTGGCCCACTAGAAGGAcaacatacaccccctgtcaaacgttttaggacactgtctcattcaaataaagtagaacctgtcctacaacttttgacagggggtgtatttcatcatatagatgtgatcagggcaggactctgatcatacatgtaaagtttctgTCAGGCCAGCAGCTGCTGGGCCCTGTTAGTTTTGTTTTCcctgctctctccctctgtctagGTTGATCAAGTGGCATGCTTGACAACAGGTGTTCCCTATCGCTGTAATCATTAGCTGGTGCAGGAGCAGCTGGGAGTGCTTAATCAGATCTCCACCTCTCACTATATAAGCAGTGTATAAGCACTATATAAGCAGCCATCTCTCGGTGCCGGATAGTAACAACCTCACCTGTCAAACATCTCTGTCAGTTATCTTGTCTCACTCCAGCCTGTCGGTACTCTAACCTCGCTCTCTGCTCTTTGTCTCAGCTCCTGGCTCCGCTGCTCCTGCTTGGTTCGTATTCCAAACCATCTCCAACCTCTCCGACCGGGTCCAAGTACGCCACCGTCACCTCTGGAAATCCCACCGTCAGACGTTCGTTCCACTCACCTGTTGTCGCCACATCGTACCCATCGCCAGCTTCCCCAAGCCGCAGCCATTCGTTCCGCCAGGCTCGCTGGAACCCAGTTCGAGCATCTCCATtcgtttttgtcttgttgtacTGAAACCTGATAGCTTAGTTTTGCTGACTAGTGTAGTAGGAGACTTGGTAATAGTTAGATTAAGATTGTACGGTTGCTGGATTATGTGAGTTTCGTTTTTGACTTCCTTGGTAAAGCTGATGGTTTAGCTTCGTTTGTTTAGAGAGCCTCATTGACTTAGTTCTATGTTTTCCTGAGTAGTCTTCCAGTCCTCTAGTGTCGCTGTGGTTCTCGGCCCAAGTGCCAGATTAACTACTTCCTGTTCTGAGTTTGCATTCTGGAAATTGTAGTCTTTGTGGGGAGAAATAAATCTCTTTCATTCTAAACCATCTGTCTGTGTATTCCCTGCACCTGAGCTTCCTTGTAAAACCCTGacagtttcaggcagattggagcatgttcagggcatttacacagcatctgaaatttcatggcaaaggatcaaaattccagaggccaccacggacacgccctttgactttggaaaaagattttaataactttggatcattaaggcctcctgtatgtactggccgaatttgaggtgaattggattttccccctaggaggagttcgctctagaaaaaaatgaaaaattggcaaaatctgacattcaacgcaagatagctcacttcctgttgggtttggaatgtggctgtcactgacttttttgttcagcctgatgtgctgcatatgtgtaccaaatttggtagatacacccgctgtcaaaagttgtaggacaggttctacttcatttgaatgagaaagtgtcctaaaacttttgacagggagtGTAGTTGTGGTGAGTATTCCACAATTGGCCTTTGTAAAGTGCAAACGTAGACATGGATATCATGAGGACTTGGTGTAACGGTGTTTATGTTCCAAGCCATCATATCCATTTTTCTGGAAGTAACTTCTCTTTGCTGTAGGGCCTTTTTCGGGGCACTGGGTGTTTTCGAGGTTTCTTCTTGTGGAGTACTGAAGACCGGTGTCTGGTCGCTGCCTCTGGGGTTCTCCAATCCAGTGGATCACTCCCAGTGCACCGTACAGCTGGTTGTGCCTGGGCAATGCTGTCCTGCTATGTGATGGTAGTGTCACTGACCAGTACCTCAGTCTTTCTTCACCTCATTTGTGATAGGTGTTACTGAGATAGACAAGGCATCTGGTCAAAGAAAGTAAGGCAGAACAAACAAAGGCAAGTAGCTGGAAACCGTGCAGAGCCTGAGGTTTTTGATGTGTCTTTGTCAACAGTCTTGCAGAGAATGAATGTCTGGGCCCATGTTTTATAGAGTAGGTAGGTAACTGGCCACAGGTGAGCCCACAActgcagttgttttttcttctgtcgaACACCCACACAAACACCTAAGAGAGGGGGAAGAGTGGGAGGGAGAAACTGTTATCTAGACAGAGATGTAACCACTTGGCTACCAGAGGGTTTCCCAAATTCACTTTAACAATATGCTTGATCAAACTAATGCTTATGCACTCACACTTTCATAGTGGAAACATCACGGTTAGTCTCTGCTGTCTATAGTTGCTGGTTGTGTGATTAGCTGTGCAGCTAAAAGTGAAGGCAGAAGATAGACTTTACATCAAgacaaagataaagaaaaaacatgtaaaatgaaagaaaagagatTTAATGTCAAAATTCAAATGAGTGATTAAATGAATAAGTAGAAGGAAAGATGTCCCTCAAAGGCCTGGGGAAAATACTGTGTGACAGGAAGTGCATTTATAAATCTTTAGTCTGtgacagccaatcagatgtaTTTGTCAGTGTGACGCAGAGGGTCTTGGGCAAGTTATATCCCCTCCTACACTCATTTAAACAGCAACAAGGTCCCTGACAGGAGGCAATGTCAAGATGATTGTGTTGTGGATTACACTGCTTGTTCTTCATCAAGGACGTAAGTGCTTtctaaattatata containing:
- the LOC127535761 gene encoding uncharacterized protein LOC127535761, yielding MIVLWITLLVLHQGHTLIPVIPVQIGESTMFTCALFNVELSDVEVHWYKQSVGDTLKLIVSLWNSVAPKYGPEFPNSRWKVNYDDNFSNLTILRTIQEDEGIYHCAIIVLYGMRSQWSGTYLVIKGDSQKTSDYTVVQSTASHSVHPGESQTLQCSVFSDSENKTCSGDLSVFWFRPGSDKSHPDIIYTDGNRPDECEKRSDTQKSCVYRSSKTFSSSDAGTYYCAVATCGQILFGNGTTLTNETTRPEMIALVVAIICLAISVIINIAFICYRTQRGAQEQLNGIEFTSSQARLDNLSQPVVDTVEGEHDINYTSLHFSGRKATQGKKKTELKCEESVYSQVHC